The DNA window TTTACCATCATGGTGTTCTTTGGTATCAGGGCATCGCTACTGGCAGGGATCATCACAGTGACTTTGTTCATCATTCCGATCATGGTACGCGGGATGGACGAAATTCTTCAATCGGTCCCACGCGGGTTGCTCGAATCTTCACTGTCGCTGGGCTCAACCCGGTCAGAAACCTCCTATCGTGTTTTCCTGAAACAATGTGTGCCAGGTGTAATCACGGCGGTGCTGCTCTCATTCGGAAGGGCAATCGGCGATGCTGCCTCCATCCTTTTTACCACAGGTTATACCGATCACATCCCAACTTCGCTCACTCAACCCACTGCTACATTACCACTGGCTATCTTTTTCCAGCTTTCATCACCCATTCCTGAAGTGCGGGAAAGAGCATACGCGGCTGCAGTAATCCTTGTCTTCATTATCTTGACAATTAGCATGTTGTCGAGGTTCTTTTCGCGAAAATACCAGAAAAACAAAATCAACTTTTAACCATGAACAACGCTAAAATAGATATCAGCAACCTCAACCTGTATTACGGTAAACAGCACATCCTGAAGGATATCAATGCCACCATTCCCGACCGGCAGATCACCG is part of the Bacteroidales bacterium genome and encodes:
- the pstA gene encoding phosphate ABC transporter permease PstA; this encodes MIDRRKAEEWFFRVLMFFSTVIIATALFLIIFSILYSGLPHLTWEMISSVPKGGFYFGKEGGILNAIIGSLYLSMGSTILAFLFGLPLALFMNVHLIRRRKLVNGIRFVMDLLWGVPSIVYGAFGFTIMVFFGIRASLLAGIITVTLFIIPIMVRGMDEILQSVPRGLLESSLSLGSTRSETSYRVFLKQCVPGVITAVLLSFGRAIGDAASILFTTGYTDHIPTSLTQPTATLPLAIFFQLSSPIPEVRERAYAAAVILVFIILTISMLSRFFSRKYQKNKINF